A single window of Lysobacter oculi DNA harbors:
- the truA gene encoding tRNA pseudouridine(38-40) synthase TruA, whose protein sequence is MTRHALGIEYDGSRYLGWQRLGDAGTTLQQTLEDAISRVANTPIQTTCAGRTDAGVHARCQVVHFDTDVLREPRAWMLGITSNLPNDMAVTWCVPVADDFSARFSAHARRYRYEILNRSVRPAYHRAYMAWERRSLDVATMHEAAQSLVGEHDFSAFRTVHCQAAHARREVQEISVTRNGDVVVVEIQANAFLHHMVRNIVGSLIPVGCGERAPAWIAELLAGRDRTVAGPTAPSAGLTFLHPIYASEWNLPAVVTAGGHA, encoded by the coding sequence ATGACGCGCCATGCGCTCGGCATTGAATACGACGGCAGCCGATACCTGGGCTGGCAACGCCTCGGCGATGCCGGCACCACGCTGCAGCAGACGCTGGAAGACGCGATTTCCCGCGTCGCCAATACGCCGATCCAGACCACCTGCGCGGGCCGCACCGATGCCGGCGTGCATGCGCGCTGCCAGGTCGTCCATTTCGACACGGATGTGCTGCGCGAGCCGCGTGCGTGGATGCTCGGTATCACCTCCAACCTGCCCAACGACATGGCGGTGACCTGGTGCGTGCCGGTGGCCGACGACTTCAGCGCCCGTTTCAGCGCACATGCAAGACGCTACCGCTACGAAATACTGAATCGTTCAGTGCGTCCCGCCTATCACCGTGCCTACATGGCGTGGGAGCGACGATCATTGGATGTCGCGACTATGCACGAAGCCGCGCAGTCACTGGTCGGCGAGCATGATTTCTCCGCATTCCGCACCGTGCATTGCCAGGCCGCCCACGCACGCCGCGAAGTCCAGGAAATCAGCGTGACGCGCAACGGAGATGTCGTGGTGGTCGAAATCCAGGCGAATGCCTTCCTGCACCACATGGTGCGCAACATCGTGGGTTCGTTGATTCCGGTGGGCTGCGGCGAACGCGCCCCCGCGTGGATCGCGGAACTGCTCGCCGGCCGCGACCGCACCGTGGCCGGCCCGACCGCGCCCTCCGCCGGCCTGACCTTCCTGCATCCCATCTACGCGTCCGAATGGAACCTGCCGGCCGTCGTCACCGCGGGCGGCCACGCATGA
- the tpiA gene encoding triose-phosphate isomerase, whose product MRRKIAAGNWKLNGSRAFADELLGALDVPAGEGVEVLVFPPMPYVAELASKYASRGIGFGGQDASAHAKGAHTGEVAASMLKEVGATHVLVGHSERRQDNGETSAIVADKFVAAKAAGLVPVLCVGETLAEREAGQTEARITEQLDAVIAAAGVAGLEGAIVAYEPVWAIGTGKTATPAQAQDVHAFIRGQVAARDANIAGSLPILYGGSVKADNAGELFAQPDVDGGLVGGASLVAAEFNGIIAAAVASRN is encoded by the coding sequence ATGCGCCGCAAGATCGCCGCCGGAAACTGGAAATTGAACGGCTCGCGCGCGTTCGCCGATGAACTGCTCGGCGCGCTCGACGTGCCGGCGGGCGAGGGCGTCGAGGTGCTGGTCTTCCCGCCGATGCCCTATGTGGCCGAACTCGCTTCGAAATACGCCTCGCGCGGGATCGGTTTCGGTGGCCAGGACGCCAGCGCGCACGCCAAGGGCGCGCATACCGGTGAAGTCGCCGCCTCGATGCTGAAGGAAGTGGGCGCCACCCACGTGCTGGTGGGCCATTCCGAGCGTCGCCAGGACAACGGCGAGACCAGCGCCATCGTCGCCGACAAGTTCGTCGCGGCGAAGGCCGCCGGCCTCGTGCCCGTGCTCTGCGTGGGCGAGACGCTGGCCGAACGCGAGGCCGGCCAGACCGAGGCGCGCATCACCGAACAGCTGGATGCGGTGATCGCCGCCGCGGGTGTGGCGGGGCTGGAAGGCGCGATCGTCGCCTACGAACCGGTCTGGGCCATCGGCACCGGCAAGACCGCCACGCCAGCCCAGGCGCAGGACGTGCACGCTTTCATCCGTGGCCAGGTGGCGGCGCGTGATGCTAATATCGCCGGCTCGCTGCCGATCCTCTATGGCGGCAGCGTCAAGGCCGACAACGCCGGCGAGCTGTTCGCGCAGCCCGACGTCGATGGCGGACTGGTCGGTGGCGCCTCCCTGGTCGCCGCCGAATTCAACGGCATCATCGCCGCGGCGGTGGCCTCACGGAACTGA
- the trpA gene encoding tryptophan synthase subunit alpha has protein sequence MSRLDAAFARLRATGRKALVPFVTAGDPALDATVPVMHALVEAGADAIELGVPFSDPMADGPVIQKASERAIARGAGLTHALESTREFRRNDPDTPVVLMGYLNPVEIRGAEAFAAEAAACGVDGMLLVDLPPEEAGPFRDAFQRHGVALIWLASPTTDAARLTMLNQLAEGYLYYVSYAGVTGADHLSTGEAGARLASIRAGCPVPVLAGFGIKDAASAAAMAEAADGVVVGSALVATLAGAVDAPEAASRARTFLAPLRAALDGERKAVG, from the coding sequence GTGAGCCGCCTCGATGCCGCTTTCGCGCGGCTGCGCGCGACCGGCCGCAAGGCGCTGGTGCCCTTCGTCACCGCCGGCGATCCCGCGCTCGACGCCACCGTGCCGGTGATGCATGCGCTGGTTGAAGCGGGTGCCGACGCCATCGAACTGGGCGTGCCGTTTTCCGACCCGATGGCCGACGGCCCGGTGATCCAGAAGGCGTCCGAGCGCGCCATCGCGCGCGGCGCCGGCCTCACCCACGCGCTGGAAAGCACGCGCGAATTCCGCCGCAACGATCCCGACACGCCGGTGGTGCTGATGGGCTATCTCAACCCCGTCGAGATCCGCGGCGCCGAAGCCTTCGCGGCGGAAGCGGCGGCCTGTGGCGTGGACGGCATGCTGCTGGTCGACCTGCCGCCGGAAGAGGCCGGTCCGTTCCGCGATGCCTTCCAGCGGCATGGCGTGGCGCTGATCTGGCTCGCATCGCCGACAACCGATGCGGCGCGGCTGACCATGCTGAACCAGCTGGCGGAGGGCTATCTCTACTACGTCAGCTACGCCGGCGTGACCGGCGCCGATCACCTGAGCACGGGCGAGGCCGGGGCGCGTCTGGCCTCGATCCGTGCCGGTTGCCCGGTGCCGGTGCTGGCCGGTTTCGGGATCAAGGATGCGGCCAGCGCCGCCGCGATGGCCGAAGCCGCTGATGGCGTGGTGGTCGGCAGCGCCCTGGTCGCGACCCTGGCCGGCGCCGTGGATGCGCCCGAAGCCGCATCCCGCGCCCGTACTTTCCTGGCCCCGTTGCGTGCGGCGCTGGATGGTGAACGCAAGGCCGTGGGCTAA
- a CDS encoding FimV/HubP family polar landmark protein — MLLALAAAPAWALGLGQLQLKSKLGEPLLAEIPVISADPMELQDLEARLAAPETFLRVGLPLPDKMVSDLKFALAYDAAGKPLIRVTSPGPVAMPMLTFLLEVDWGEGRLVREYSVLLAEPDAVAAATQPTIEAPVAAPSNTIVRDAEPVATTPMPAPAPVRPTPVPAPTPAPVASAPAPAPVANTGSRTVAPGDTLSGIAAELRGPGQSLESVMAALLRANPDAFINNDPNLLRRGATLAAPDAAAIAQAGQDGSARALQSQVAGWRSNLGRSRAAVDVASAASNAPARVAAPVAKPRAVSDARLEIMPASASATSGKGTRSGNGGEGDAEMTQQLQEARETIATRDAEVNELKSRVAELENLQKQQAQLIQMKDGQLASAQQQLNTRQQAEPQPAAAVAGQPMWIWLLPLAGILLSGLAVNAWLRRRKPVAGEGDAPSFASKKTVPAAPKAEPRLSDEMANLFPDVDEEEAAEAAGTAVAGTRSVASTPLRKPSWVGGQAAPEPPSAQTVATSGWSVPIVEDGDSLYLRKPGTENGARAVDPAAVPSISPNDPLPRELTPGKGVFDAPEAADAMADDAAERIALARTYFELGDFDTARALLGQVIDEGGHHAVEARRLLEGDGRT; from the coding sequence ATGCTTCTGGCGCTCGCCGCCGCGCCCGCCTGGGCGCTCGGGCTGGGCCAGCTGCAGTTGAAGTCGAAGCTGGGCGAACCGCTGCTGGCGGAGATCCCGGTGATCTCGGCCGACCCGATGGAGCTGCAGGATCTCGAAGCCCGGCTCGCCGCGCCCGAGACCTTCCTGCGCGTGGGCCTGCCGCTGCCGGACAAGATGGTCTCCGACCTGAAGTTCGCGCTGGCCTATGACGCCGCCGGCAAGCCGCTGATCCGCGTCACCAGCCCCGGCCCGGTGGCGATGCCGATGCTGACCTTCCTGCTGGAGGTCGATTGGGGCGAGGGCCGGCTGGTCCGCGAATACTCCGTGCTCCTGGCCGAACCCGATGCCGTGGCCGCCGCCACCCAGCCCACCATCGAAGCGCCGGTGGCCGCGCCGTCCAACACCATCGTGCGGGATGCGGAGCCGGTCGCCACCACGCCGATGCCGGCCCCGGCCCCGGTGCGCCCGACGCCTGTTCCCGCGCCCACGCCTGCACCGGTGGCGTCCGCGCCCGCACCGGCGCCGGTCGCCAACACCGGCAGCCGCACGGTCGCGCCCGGCGACACGCTGTCGGGCATCGCCGCCGAGCTGCGCGGCCCCGGCCAGTCGCTGGAATCGGTGATGGCTGCGCTGCTGCGCGCCAACCCGGACGCCTTCATCAACAACGATCCCAATCTGCTGCGCCGTGGCGCCACGCTCGCCGCGCCGGATGCCGCCGCCATCGCCCAGGCCGGGCAGGACGGCAGCGCTCGTGCCCTGCAATCGCAGGTCGCCGGCTGGCGCAGCAACCTGGGCCGCAGCCGCGCCGCCGTGGATGTGGCGAGTGCCGCCAGCAATGCGCCGGCGCGCGTGGCCGCCCCGGTGGCCAAACCGCGTGCGGTCAGCGACGCGCGGCTTGAAATCATGCCGGCCTCGGCCAGCGCAACATCAGGCAAGGGCACCCGTTCCGGCAACGGGGGCGAAGGAGATGCGGAAATGACCCAGCAACTGCAGGAAGCGCGCGAGACCATCGCCACCCGCGATGCGGAAGTGAACGAACTCAAGTCGCGCGTGGCGGAGCTGGAAAACCTGCAGAAGCAGCAGGCGCAACTGATCCAGATGAAGGACGGCCAGCTGGCGTCGGCCCAGCAGCAGCTCAACACGCGCCAGCAGGCCGAGCCGCAGCCTGCCGCGGCGGTCGCGGGCCAGCCGATGTGGATCTGGCTGCTGCCGCTGGCCGGCATCCTGCTGTCCGGGCTGGCGGTGAATGCCTGGCTGCGCCGCCGCAAGCCGGTGGCAGGCGAGGGCGATGCGCCCAGCTTCGCCAGCAAAAAGACCGTCCCGGCCGCGCCCAAGGCCGAGCCGCGCCTGAGCGACGAGATGGCCAACCTGTTCCCGGATGTGGACGAGGAAGAAGCGGCGGAAGCCGCCGGTACAGCTGTGGCTGGCACGCGCTCCGTCGCATCCACGCCTTTGCGCAAGCCTTCATGGGTCGGCGGGCAGGCCGCGCCGGAGCCGCCCTCGGCGCAGACCGTCGCGACTTCCGGCTGGAGCGTGCCGATCGTCGAGGACGGCGACAGCCTGTACCTGCGCAAGCCCGGCACCGAGAACGGCGCCCGCGCCGTGGACCCGGCCGCCGTGCCCAGCATCTCGCCCAACGACCCGCTGCCGCGCGAATTGACGCCGGGCAAGGGGGTGTTCGATGCGCCCGAGGCCGCCGATGCCATGGCCGATGACGCCGCTGAACGCATAGCGCTGGCCCGCACCTATTTCGAACTGGGCGATTTCGACACGGCCCGCGCGTTGCTGGGGCAGGTGATCGACGAAGGCGGCCACCACGCCGTCGAAGCGCGTCGCCTGCTGGAAGGCGACGGTCGCACGTGA
- a CDS encoding isopenicillin N synthase family dioxygenase → MSIPSLDIRRFTQPTSAEDRAAFVRELAETYREWGFAGIRGHGIDDALVDAAYDDFRNFFALPTDTKRKYHVAGGGGARGYTPFGIETAKGAQHHDLKEFWHIGREIPRDYAHADVMPPNVWPDEVPGFHQHGYALYQALDDLGSQVLAALALSLDLPENWFADKTDFGNSILRPIHYPPIETPDVPNVRAGAHEDINLITLLVGASAAGLEVLSRKGEWVPYTAEPGTIVVNIGDMLQRLTNHVYPSTTHRVTNPPGEAARKPRYSTPFFLHPNPDFVIDVLPQTVTADNPSRYPEPITAHEYLLERLREIKLA, encoded by the coding sequence ATGAGCATTCCCAGCCTCGACATCCGCCGCTTCACCCAGCCGACCAGCGCCGAGGACCGCGCCGCCTTCGTGCGCGAACTGGCCGAGACCTACCGCGAATGGGGCTTCGCCGGCATCCGCGGACACGGCATCGACGATGCGCTGGTCGATGCGGCCTACGACGACTTCAGGAACTTCTTCGCCCTGCCGACCGACACCAAGAGGAAGTACCACGTCGCCGGCGGCGGCGGTGCGCGTGGCTACACGCCATTCGGCATCGAGACCGCGAAGGGCGCGCAGCACCACGATCTCAAGGAGTTCTGGCACATCGGCCGCGAGATCCCGCGCGATTACGCGCATGCGGATGTGATGCCGCCGAACGTGTGGCCGGACGAAGTGCCCGGCTTCCACCAGCACGGTTACGCGCTGTACCAGGCGCTCGATGACCTGGGTTCGCAGGTGCTCGCCGCGCTGGCGCTGTCGCTCGACCTGCCGGAGAACTGGTTCGCCGACAAGACCGATTTCGGCAACTCCATCCTGCGCCCGATCCACTACCCGCCGATCGAAACGCCGGACGTCCCCAACGTGCGCGCCGGTGCCCACGAGGACATCAACCTGATCACACTGCTGGTCGGTGCGAGCGCCGCGGGCCTTGAAGTGCTTTCGCGCAAGGGCGAATGGGTGCCGTACACCGCGGAGCCGGGCACCATCGTCGTCAACATCGGCGACATGCTGCAGCGACTGACCAACCACGTGTACCCGTCCACCACGCATCGCGTGACCAATCCGCCGGGCGAGGCCGCACGCAAGCCACGCTATTCCACGCCGTTCTTCCTGCACCCCAACCCGGATTTCGTGATCGACGTGTTGCCGCAGACGGTGACCGCCGACAACCCGAGCCGTTACCCCGAGCCGATCACCGCGCACGAATACCTGCTCGAACGCCTGCGCGAGATCAAGCTGGCCTGA
- the accD gene encoding acetyl-CoA carboxylase, carboxyltransferase subunit beta translates to MSWLKKLTPARIRTDAGPRKRNVPEGLWEKCDRCGAVLYRPELEENLEVCPKCAFHMPIRARARLNAFLDIGSGKELGATLGPVDVLKFKDQKKYAERIKVAQKTTGERDALVTMEGLLKQRPIVASAFDFAFMGGSMGSVVGERFSLGAERAAEIGAPFVCFSASGGARMQESLFSLMQMAKTSAALGRLRAKGLPYISVMTHPTTGGVSASFAMLGDINLAEPEALIGFAGPRVIEQTVREKLPEGFQRSEFLLDHGAIDQICDRRELRDRIADLTALLLKQPHPPEDSELVA, encoded by the coding sequence ATGTCCTGGCTCAAGAAACTCACGCCGGCCCGCATCCGCACCGATGCCGGCCCGCGCAAGCGCAACGTCCCGGAAGGCCTCTGGGAAAAATGTGACCGCTGCGGCGCCGTGCTGTACCGCCCGGAGCTGGAGGAAAACCTCGAGGTCTGCCCGAAGTGCGCCTTCCACATGCCCATCCGCGCCCGCGCGCGGCTCAATGCTTTCCTCGACATCGGCAGCGGCAAGGAGCTGGGCGCCACGCTCGGCCCGGTCGACGTGCTGAAGTTCAAGGACCAGAAGAAGTACGCCGAGCGCATCAAGGTGGCGCAGAAAACCACCGGTGAGCGCGACGCGCTGGTCACCATGGAGGGCCTGCTCAAGCAGCGCCCGATCGTCGCCAGCGCCTTCGATTTCGCTTTCATGGGTGGCTCGATGGGCTCGGTGGTCGGCGAGCGCTTCAGCCTGGGCGCGGAACGGGCTGCGGAAATCGGTGCGCCCTTCGTCTGCTTTTCCGCCAGCGGCGGCGCGCGCATGCAGGAAAGCCTGTTCTCGCTGATGCAGATGGCCAAGACCTCGGCCGCGCTGGGCCGCCTGCGTGCCAAGGGGCTGCCGTATATCTCGGTGATGACGCATCCCACCACCGGCGGCGTGTCGGCCAGCTTCGCGATGCTGGGCGACATCAACCTGGCCGAACCGGAGGCGCTGATCGGTTTCGCCGGCCCGCGCGTGATCGAGCAGACCGTGCGCGAAAAGCTGCCGGAAGGCTTCCAGCGCAGCGAATTCCTGCTCGACCACGGCGCCATCGACCAGATCTGCGACCGCCGCGAACTGCGCGACCGCATCGCCGACCTGACCGCGTTGCTGCTCAAGCAGCCGCATCCGCCGGAAGATTCGGAGTTGGTCGCATGA
- the glmM gene encoding phosphoglucosamine mutase, whose amino-acid sequence MSRRYFGTDGIRGRVGTPPISADFVLRLGNAYGHSLRARLGEGWRKPVVVIGKDTRISNYMFEAALEAGLVAAGVDVQLMGPMPTPAVAHLTHSMRADGGIVISASHNPHYDNGIKFFSAHGEKLDDEAELAIEAALDQPFSTVPSEQLGRAQRVRDTIGRYVEACKNSVPKGFDLGGMHVVVDCANGANYQLGPLVLRELGARVEAIGVEPDGLNINDGVGSTHPEFLAAEVVKRGAALGIAFDGDGDRVLFVDGAGRICDGDDLIYVLARDWQASGRLHGPVVGTLMTNFGLEKALGDAGIGFMRAKVGDRYVHKMLLDNDATLGGEASGHLLCLDRTSTGDGIIAALQVLEVLGRTGQSLAQALAGLNKVPQKTVNVRVAPGSKPVEADSVQAALREAQAAVQGRGRAFLRPSGTEPVVRVTVEADDAALVASTLEKLETAVKAAC is encoded by the coding sequence ATGAGCCGCAGGTATTTCGGCACCGACGGCATCCGCGGCCGCGTCGGCACACCGCCGATCTCGGCCGATTTCGTGCTGCGCCTCGGCAATGCCTACGGTCATTCCCTTCGTGCGCGACTGGGCGAAGGCTGGCGCAAGCCGGTGGTGGTCATCGGCAAGGACACCCGCATCTCCAACTACATGTTCGAGGCGGCGCTGGAAGCCGGCCTGGTCGCGGCCGGCGTCGATGTGCAGCTGATGGGCCCGATGCCGACGCCCGCCGTCGCGCATCTCACCCATTCGATGCGCGCGGATGGCGGCATCGTGATTTCCGCTTCGCACAACCCGCATTACGACAACGGCATCAAGTTCTTCTCGGCGCATGGCGAGAAGCTGGATGACGAAGCCGAACTGGCGATCGAAGCCGCGCTGGACCAGCCGTTCAGCACCGTGCCGTCCGAGCAGCTCGGCCGCGCGCAGCGCGTGCGCGACACCATCGGCCGCTACGTCGAGGCCTGCAAGAACTCGGTGCCGAAGGGCTTCGACCTCGGCGGCATGCACGTCGTCGTCGATTGCGCGAACGGCGCCAACTACCAGCTCGGCCCGCTGGTGCTGCGCGAACTCGGTGCCCGCGTCGAAGCGATCGGCGTGGAGCCGGACGGCCTCAACATCAACGATGGCGTGGGTTCGACGCATCCCGAATTCCTCGCCGCCGAAGTGGTGAAGCGCGGCGCGGCGCTCGGCATCGCCTTCGACGGCGACGGCGACCGCGTGCTGTTCGTCGATGGAGCCGGCCGCATCTGCGACGGCGACGACCTGATCTACGTGCTCGCCCGTGACTGGCAGGCCAGCGGCCGTTTGCACGGGCCGGTGGTCGGCACGCTGATGACCAATTTCGGCCTGGAGAAGGCGCTGGGCGATGCCGGCATCGGCTTCATGCGGGCGAAGGTCGGCGACCGTTACGTCCACAAGATGCTGCTGGACAACGACGCCACGCTCGGCGGCGAAGCCTCCGGCCACCTGCTGTGCCTCGACCGCACCAGCACCGGCGACGGCATCATCGCTGCGCTGCAGGTGCTGGAAGTGCTCGGCCGTACCGGCCAGTCGTTGGCGCAGGCGCTGGCCGGGCTGAACAAGGTGCCGCAGAAAACCGTCAACGTGCGCGTCGCGCCGGGCAGCAAGCCGGTAGAAGCCGACAGCGTGCAGGCAGCCTTGCGCGAAGCGCAGGCCGCCGTGCAGGGCAGGGGGCGCGCCTTCCTGCGCCCGTCCGGCACCGAGCCGGTGGTGCGCGTCACGGTGGAAGCCGATGACGCCGCGCTGGTCGCGTCCACCCTCGAAAAACTCGAAACCGCGGTCAAGGCCGCCTGCTGA
- a CDS encoding phosphoribosylanthranilate isomerase, with product MKTASVRTRVKFCGLTRAGDVRLACELGVDAIGLVFAENSPRRLQIEESRALRQAIAPLVNLVALFSDNPPEQVREIVRLLRPGALQFHGNEEDAFCRSFGIPYIKAVAMGDGTSPVDTRALHARYPHAAALLYDSHVPGGAGGGGKPFDWKRLPGDNTKPVMVAGGLNATNVYDLITQRAPWAVDVASGIESAPGIKDGDKMRAFVAEVHRADCNNEHESGYRLPTQGHCG from the coding sequence ATGAAGACCGCTTCCGTCCGTACCCGTGTCAAGTTCTGCGGCCTGACCCGCGCCGGCGACGTGCGCCTGGCCTGCGAACTGGGCGTCGATGCCATCGGCCTGGTGTTTGCCGAGAACAGCCCGCGCCGCCTGCAGATCGAGGAATCGCGCGCGCTGCGGCAGGCCATCGCGCCGCTGGTCAATCTGGTCGCGCTGTTCAGCGACAACCCGCCGGAGCAGGTCCGCGAGATCGTGCGGCTGTTGCGCCCGGGCGCGCTGCAGTTCCATGGCAATGAGGAAGACGCCTTCTGCCGCAGCTTCGGCATCCCCTATATCAAGGCGGTGGCGATGGGCGATGGCACGTCCCCGGTCGATACCCGCGCCCTGCATGCGCGCTATCCGCACGCCGCCGCGCTGCTCTACGACAGCCATGTGCCGGGCGGTGCGGGTGGTGGCGGCAAACCCTTCGACTGGAAGCGGCTGCCGGGCGACAACACCAAACCGGTGATGGTCGCGGGTGGGCTGAACGCCACGAATGTCTACGACCTGATCACCCAGCGCGCACCGTGGGCGGTGGATGTCGCATCGGGCATCGAGTCGGCGCCCGGTATCAAGGATGGCGATAAGATGCGTGCCTTCGTCGCCGAGGTCCACCGTGCCGATTGCAACAACGAACACGAATCCGGGTACCGGTTGCCCACCCAAGGGCATTGCGGCTGA
- a CDS encoding NADH-quinone oxidoreductase subunit A yields MLAEYLPTLLFLIVATGIGIALIVIGNLVGPKKPSAEKLSPYECGFLPFEDARMQFDVRYYLIAIQFIIFDLEIIFIVPWTQVFMEIGVRSLVTMGLFVGMLFLGFIYVWKRGALEWE; encoded by the coding sequence GTGCTGGCCGAATACCTGCCGACCCTGCTGTTTTTGATCGTTGCCACCGGTATCGGCATCGCGCTGATCGTGATCGGCAACCTGGTCGGGCCCAAGAAGCCCAGCGCCGAGAAACTGTCCCCGTACGAGTGCGGCTTCCTGCCGTTCGAGGACGCGCGCATGCAGTTCGACGTGCGTTATTACCTCATCGCCATCCAGTTCATCATCTTCGATCTGGAAATCATCTTCATCGTGCCGTGGACGCAGGTGTTCATGGAGATCGGCGTGCGCAGCCTGGTCACCATGGGCCTGTTCGTCGGGATGCTGTTCCTCGGTTTCATCTACGTCTGGAAGAGGGGAGCACTCGAATGGGAGTGA
- the secG gene encoding preprotein translocase subunit SecG yields MLLWVLNIFYVLIAIAMIALILMQRGAGAQAGSGFGGGASSTVFGSRGASNFLSKSTKWLAVAFFVITIAMAWLHMHGARNSGQQRTDLGVMAGAQQAPAKDAKPAAVIPSAPASPAIPQAAPATVPAQPAPAEATPAPAAQEQKPAQGG; encoded by the coding sequence ATGCTGCTCTGGGTCCTCAACATCTTCTACGTGCTGATCGCGATCGCGATGATCGCGCTCATCCTCATGCAACGCGGCGCCGGTGCGCAGGCAGGCTCCGGCTTCGGTGGCGGCGCCTCGTCCACGGTGTTCGGTTCGCGTGGCGCGTCCAACTTCCTGTCCAAGTCGACGAAGTGGCTGGCGGTGGCGTTCTTCGTCATCACCATCGCCATGGCGTGGCTGCACATGCACGGCGCGCGCAATTCGGGCCAGCAGCGCACCGACCTCGGTGTGATGGCAGGCGCACAGCAGGCCCCGGCTAAGGATGCCAAGCCGGCAGCGGTCATTCCTTCGGCACCGGCATCGCCGGCCATCCCGCAGGCCGCACCGGCCACGGTTCCGGCGCAGCCTGCACCTGCAGAAGCAACGCCCGCACCTGCCGCGCAGGAGCAGAAACCCGCCCAAGGCGGCTGA
- the trpB gene encoding tryptophan synthase subunit beta, which yields MAAEDIADFHAFPDADGHFGRFGGRFVAETLIGPLQQLAAAYDEARIDPVFQRAFDEDLAHYVGRPSPIYFAERLSREVGGARILLKREDLNHTGAHKINNTIGQALLASRMGKTRIIAETGAGQHGVASATVAARLGLECVVYMGATDIERQKANVWRMKLLGATVVPVSSGSATLKDALNEAMRDWVTNVADTFYIIGTVAGPDPYPRMVRDFNAIVGREARAQMLAEHGRLPDAITACVGGGSNAIGLFHAFLNDRDVRIVGAEAAGEGIDTGQHAASLSAGRPGVLHGNRTYVLCDDEGQITETHSVSAGLDYPGVGPEHAFLKDTGRAEYVGVTDDEALAAFHQLARTEGILAALESSHAIAQAIKLARDMPADATVLCNLSGRGDKDVHTIAAREGIAL from the coding sequence ATTGCGGCTGAGGACATCGCCGATTTCCACGCCTTCCCCGATGCCGACGGCCACTTTGGCCGCTTCGGCGGGCGCTTCGTCGCCGAGACACTGATCGGGCCGCTGCAGCAACTCGCCGCGGCCTACGACGAAGCCCGCATCGACCCCGTCTTCCAGCGCGCCTTCGACGAAGACCTGGCGCATTACGTCGGCCGGCCCAGCCCGATCTATTTCGCCGAACGCCTCTCGCGAGAGGTCGGCGGCGCGCGCATCCTGCTCAAGCGCGAGGACCTGAACCACACCGGCGCGCACAAGATCAACAACACCATCGGGCAGGCGCTGCTGGCCAGCCGGATGGGCAAGACCCGCATCATCGCCGAGACCGGCGCCGGCCAGCATGGCGTGGCCAGCGCGACCGTCGCCGCGCGGCTGGGGCTGGAATGCGTGGTCTACATGGGCGCCACCGACATCGAGCGGCAGAAGGCGAACGTGTGGCGGATGAAGCTGCTCGGCGCGACCGTGGTGCCGGTGAGTTCCGGCTCGGCCACGCTCAAGGACGCGTTGAATGAAGCGATGCGCGACTGGGTGACGAACGTCGCCGACACCTTCTACATCATCGGCACGGTGGCCGGCCCCGACCCGTATCCGCGCATGGTCCGCGATTTCAACGCCATCGTCGGCCGCGAGGCGCGCGCGCAGATGCTGGCCGAACACGGCCGCCTGCCGGATGCGATCACCGCCTGCGTCGGTGGTGGCAGCAATGCGATCGGCCTGTTCCACGCGTTCCTCAACGACCGCGACGTGCGCATCGTCGGCGCGGAAGCGGCGGGCGAGGGCATCGACACCGGCCAGCACGCGGCCTCGCTGTCGGCGGGACGGCCCGGCGTGCTGCACGGCAACCGCACCTATGTGCTGTGCGATGACGAAGGCCAGATCACCGAGACCCATTCGGTCAGCGCGGGGCTGGATTACCCCGGCGTCGGGCCGGAACACGCCTTCCTGAAGGACACCGGCCGCGCCGAGTACGTGGGGGTGACCGATGACGAGGCGCTGGCCGCCTTCCATCAACTGGCACGTACCGAAGGCATCCTGGCCGCGCTGGAATCCAGCCATGCCATCGCCCAGGCCATCAAGCTGGCCCGCGACATGCCGGCCGACGCCACCGTGCTGTGCAACCTGTCGGGGCGCGGCGACAAGGACGTGCACACCATCGCCGCCCGCGAAGGGATCGCGCTGTGA